In one window of Ovis aries strain OAR_USU_Benz2616 breed Rambouillet chromosome 5, ARS-UI_Ramb_v3.0, whole genome shotgun sequence DNA:
- the IL5 gene encoding interleukin-5 precursor, producing MHLRLTLVALGAAYVCANAVESTMNRLVAETLTLLSTHQTLLIGDGNLMIPTPQHTNHQLCIEEVFQGIDTLKNQTAQGDAVKKIFRNLSLIKEYIDLQKRKCGGERWRVKQFLDYLQVFLGVINTEWTMES from the exons ATGCATCTGCGTTTGACCTTGGTAGCTCTTGGAGCTGCCTATGTTTGTGCCAATGCTGTAGAAAGTACCATGAATAGACTGGTGGCAGAGACCTTGACACTGCTCTCCACGCATCAAACTCTGCTGATAGGTGATGgg aaCTTGATGATTCCTACTCCTCAGCATACAAAT CACCAACTATGCATTGAAGAAGTCTTTCAGGGAATAGACACATTGAAGAATCAAACTGCACAAGGGGATGCTGTGAAAAAAATATTCCGAAACTTGTCTTTAATAAAAGAATACATAGACCTCCAAAAA AGGAAGTGTGGAGGAGAAAGATGGAGAGTGAAACAATTCCTCGACTACCTGCAAGTTTTCCTTGGTGTGATAAACACAGAGTGGACGATGGAAAGCTGA